In Anolis carolinensis isolate JA03-04 chromosome 4, rAnoCar3.1.pri, whole genome shotgun sequence, the genomic window GAACACCTTGTGTCAGCTGCTGAAGCAGGTAAGGAGAATATATGATGAACTAACGTATGTGTTCTTTTGGCATATTATTTTCCTTGCTGATCTTTTATTGCCAACTCCAGTTCCAAATGCTCATGTTTACTGCACTGACTCTGTGtaatcataaaaaaataaataagcattatCTTTTTGTTTCTAAAGAAAACATTGTATTTACTAACCCCTAAACTTGTGGAAAGGAGcgagtgtggtgtagtgatttaggTATTGGAGTACAGCTTTGGAGACCAGATTTTGAAACtccgttcagccatggaaaccctcttgagtgactttgggcaagtggctctctctcagccttagagaaaggcaaatgcaaaccccttctgaacaaatcctgtcaTGAAATcttaaggcagtgattctcaacctgtgagtccccagatgtgttagcctttaactcctagaaatcctaacacctggtaaactagctgagtttctgggagtggtaggccaaaacatctgtggacccacaggttgagaaccacagtcttAGGGCACATGGCAAAAGAAGCTGTTATGCAGTCACTTGAAAAGCAGCATAATCTACTGATGGTCTAAAATCTCTAAGTTATTATCTGTTCTGTTCAGGCAGAACTGAAAGGTGCTGAGACCCATATTTTGAGGCCAAGAGCTTGTTTGATAATATGCCAGCGTAACTCCTGGTGGTATAAGGAGGTGTTCAATTCCAGCTGAGTACCATTTGCAAATACTCCATAGAGTACTCAGGGGGAGGGAATGCTGGCTTCCTCAAAGTTACCAGAATACAGGCTCTATCATCACTCCCTGTTGGTTATTCTGATGGGGACTGGGGGAAATTACAGGACCACACATTCTTCATTCCTAATTTTCATTCACTTTATTTGGTAGTGTATATTTCTGACATTTGTATCAGATATATAATAATAGGTGAAAGTAGCCAGAAATGTTAAATGAAGTAATTTAAAACATGATTGAAGAAACATTTTGTAAACTGTGTGTTTGTGTACCAGGTAGTGGCCAAATGGTATTGAAATACTATCATTTTATGTTGGCATTATCATAATTATCAAATTTCCATTTGACAATAGGAGCAATGACCTTGTGTATTACAAATCCAATCTGGGTGACGAAGACTCGACTTGTGTTACAATATGAAGCTGGCATTGACTCATCAAAGAGGCAATATAAAGGGATGCTTGATGCccttataaaaatatataagtaTGAAGGAATACGTGGCCTTTATAAGGTAAGTCAGTTTCTGTCAGATGGACAGAAAGGATTAGTATTTTGCTATTGTGTAAGATGAATGATTATTGCATGGGTTTCTTTATACTTGGCTGGCCAATAGGTTTCATTGTCATCTTGCTCTGCAGTCCCACCACTGCTTTAGCTATCTAAATTCGTTTGCCACAGAGTcattgttctgcctccatgcttaattaaatgaactggaaggactcatagcacgaaggacagattggagactgtagttgtgaaacaaaatattttattaatagacaaaattgatctcttttcctcttgatgccactatgaagtctcttgtgaggaaagaaatctttgagtctatgcagttctggatagatattgccacagagtataaagtcttgttatgactggattctttgtatctttgagatgacttcaatgcagtgttgttgacatggctttctctattgctgtagtctatggctttttaatctaatttgaatacagttccaacgtgacgtgaatttctgtgatccttttacttcctacacttccttccagtgcttcaccaactgacaaattctaactgacaaaaataactgccatttcaggctggcaggggccaaggctaagctccgcccctttggaaccctaaagagacagggcagcaggtaatgttttgcctcctcgtggcagGACAGTCATATTAGAGACATTGAAAATTGCTGTGAGATGTCAGATCACAGATCAAAGAAGTCACATTTTGGATTAGTCCAGGCCTTTTCAACCTGttgccctctaggtgttttggacttccgctcccagaattcctgaccattgaacaagcttgcTAGGGCTTCTTGAAGTTGAAgggccaaacacctggagggccacacgtTGAAGTGATCTGCTGTAGTGACTAGGATTTCTACTTGCTTGTAATCTGAATACAAACATTAGGCAAGTATGTCTGTGATCTCTTTGCTTCCTCTGTGATACAAAAGTTGCTTTCCCCCAAATAGAAAAGGGGACAAACATTGGTGGTGTACATTGTTTAAAGGCACGTTGCAATTAAATTTGATACACAGGAGCATTTTATTAGCTGGGGTTTTTTGTCAGTGCTGGTGAAACAAGCTTTTATCTGTTAGTCTTGCCTTCATGATAAAATAGATTCTGGTCTCCCAAACTAAGCAAACTTTGagccaacctccccccccccccccacacacacacacacacttactgaATGATGCTATTTAAACAAAGTTCAGTCAGTTTTAATATCCTGTTTTTGCAGCAAGAACTTATGgatagagggagggagaaggacatATTCATGAGCAAAATGAATAGAAAGCATTTGTATAATTCTTGATACTGAGAAGAGATAAAAGATCTATTGATCTGGAAGAGCTTTAAATCAGATAACTTTCCAACAGCAACATATGGTTCACCAGATATTAATCTTTAGCAAACCCAGACTTCTCTGACCATTGGTCATGCTGGAGTCCAAGAATCTAAAGAGCCACATCTCTCCTCTATCTCTTCCCATGTATGGAATTACCTGGAGGGATTCTGTTTGTCTTTCAGTACATGCAGTCTGTTGGTTTGACTGCAATGCTATATTTTAAATTTATGAATCTAAGGGTTTTTCTCCTATAATAACATGATTTGCTTTTACATCCCTTAACTTACCTTAAAAAATCTCTTATCTAGGGATTTGTGCCTGGTCTGTTTGGAACATCACATGGAGCACTTCAATTCATGGTTTATGAAGAgctgaaaacaaaatacaatagatATAAAAACAGACAGTTCGATTTAAAATTGGTAAGATACTCTGTCAAATGGAagcacttctttttaaaaaaaatatattcacaaGAACTTGCCTTCTCTTGTGTTATTGAGAActagtattttttttactttctgaaACTGCTTTGAATTCCCCATAAATGTAATTTATATTAACAATGTATGTatcttaataatattttaaaatacaaaaatattaattgaaatgGCTTTTTAACTAACATTCTTGTGAACTTACACTGATAGTATTTCATTTTTCAGAGCGCTTTAGAATATATCACAATGGCAGCCCTATCAAAAATATTTGCAGTTTGTGCAACATACCCATATCAAGTTGTGAGAGCACGTCTCCAGGATCAGCACAACAGATATTCAGGTGTAGTTGACGTCATCCGTAGGACATGGAGGTAGGCATGCAGATCTCATCGTGTTATAGAAATGCTTTCATTACTGACATTTATGTGTTTGAAAGCAAACACAAAACttgttttttttgtaaaaataacTAAATTATAATCATTTCAGGGTAATGTAAGATTGCTGTGTCCATAGGGGATATGTCCCCAGCCAGACTGCAGtaacatgaaaccatggatatgattGAATGCCATTAAATTACCTCACGGTACCAGCATATCATTGAATTgctttggaagacctagagatttctggcGAGGTATAGTCACCAGAAAGCTGGATATGTCACCTGGTTGAGTTCCAGAGTTCAAATGTctggatttttgtttttgtttttttcttttctaattgaCAGACTGGAACTTTCCTTTACCTATGATCTGGCAAATACATAACTGATGTGCCTCCTCCCATCATTTCTAAATTGGTCTATTTTCTTCTTCATGCACTTCTGCTATAGCAAAAAGGCTTCCTTTGTTATCTAACATTAGATGGAGAAAAATAGTGAACAGAGGGATTGGTGAAATAATGTATTGCTTGTATTTTTACAAATATTGTGGGTAGCAGGAGGAACAATTGCTTTGCACTGGAAGccatatgacccatggataaagaaTCTTAGTGCCTTAAGAGTATAACTCCCCCCAAATTTTTATTCTCTTTATCATAAAGTCCAATGCCATCAGCCTTTTGCACTGAACCAAAACAAATGAGTGTTATAGGATAAAAGACGTCAGGATGTGAAATTACATGTCTCTTAAGTAATTAATAGGGAGcacataacattttatttttcagcTCATGCTGCTAACAAGTGCTATTCTAGtataattttgttgttgtgttccttcaagttatttccaacttagtGACTCctgaggtgaacctatcacaaggtttttgtGGCACAATTTGAGCAGAAGCGGTTGTGCTATTCcttcttctggggctgagagagtctgACCCACTCAAGGAGACCCAGTACATTTTTATGGCTGAATGGGTTGTAATCCAAGTCTCAAATGACTACACCATTCTGGCTCACTAAATAGTCTTGTGTGGgtctgtatgtgctttcaagtcacctgttgacttttggtgaccctatgaatttcatgagATTCATGAGACTCtaaaggtggttttgcccattcctTACTAAGTACAAAGAGTCATTGGcatcccaaattccaaaacatctTATTTATAGACTTTTGCTATAgggtatttttatgtttttttctgaattagttgttgctgagaaatggagatttttcccccttttaaagTGAAATTGTAGCCAGGATAAACAGTCTAagagaaatcatgtctataattATGTGATTGTTACTTTTCTCCCCATTGTTTTATCACTGGTAATCTAAATGCCACTAATCTAATCTAGCTCTAGAGTAAATGACAAAATAGCATCATTAATCAATGGCAGTACTGTCCAATAGTGAATATGCTTGGAAATTGCAAATAAATTTTTTGTTCTTATCCCTAGGAAAGAAGGAGTTCATGGATTTTACAAAGGAATTGTACCTAACGTGATCAGAGTCACTCCTGCGTGTTGTATCACATTTGTAGTGTATGAAAAAGTATCTCATTTTCTAATTAGCTTGAAGAATGGTGGTtgaatattatggattatctcaGGACATTATCATAGTTTGACTTGCATCACAGTTGTCTTAAATGAAGATGGAATTTCCCAGGCATTCACAGAAACGACAAACTGGAACACCATTAATTGTGCTTGATACATTTCTTCTGTATTTGTATCCTATGCCTGGAATGTTAATCCATTTGAATCCTTTAACTGAATGAATAGATGTGGCCCAGAAACTCAGTCTGCATCTTTCATTTTGGATGGTTCTAACCCCGAAAAGGAGGGAATCAGAATTTTAGGTGAAATAAAGACACCACTAAATAAATTTGGTATATTAATCCACAATTACTTCAGCTGTCCAAACTCTTTTTTCCCTCAGGTAGTAAGCATCAatatgaatgaaaatgtaacagAAAGATAATAGCACATTGACATACGCAATTTGTTTGTCTTCAACGTACTATAAAATTGGGGTTAAGGTTTCACATTGCCAACTTTGAAACAAAgatttgttgtgttttattgtcTAATTAAATGCAATtagaaacaaaatataatatttaactaAATGTTGTTTAAGATGTGACATTCGGGAAGCCTGATACTATGCAGGCTCAGCATGAACAGCTGGGCTGAGGGTAGAGAGCATGGGAGGAAAAGCCATAGGCACTGTCATAGGCATTTTGACTCCAGATCCATTTATCAGCCTATTTATTTGGTGGAGCTTCTTCTTGCCCTGTCTGCCCATCCTTTTCTGAGGATAATTAACAGCAAGGTCTAATGAGGTTTTAAATGATACACCCAAGaaagaaataagacatgcattttaatttttatttcaatgATTAAATGTCTCATCTTTCCAATTTGGCTCCAGTATTCAGAACAAgtgcaatataaaaatacaacaataacgGAATGATATAAAAATAAGCTGGGCATACACACACAGAAAAGAAACTCCATAGTGGAAAATAAGCCGTAAATTTGTTTCATCAAAGAGCCTCATCTGCCTTCCACAGAAGAAGCTTACTGGAACATTAACACAGAGAAAGCCACATGGAAAAGGCAATTCAAGCATACTTTACCCTGGCATTGGATTGCGGTCCAGTGTAGTACTAAATTTTGACTGATGGTCGTTTTGGTTCCCattatttaaactattttaatggtttaaattTTACCTGGAAGCTAAAAATCCTAAAATACACTGATAGGTCATAGGATCTCATTAGAAACAGAATATCGCCTAGAGTAAGTTGTCTGTTCTAAGATAGTAATCGCAACTTACCCAAGCAAGTTATATTCAAGCtaaaaataactgaaaaatatggaCCTTGACTGTGTACATTCTTACATCCTCCCCCATGCAAATGGCTTTTTAAGTTTCggaaaacttatttttaaaatgtatgcattaCACCTTCCTCATAAAGATATAGTTTTAGAGCAGTGTTCAAATTCTAAAGCAATTTGTGATGGAATTCAGGTCAGCTGTTCAATGGAGGGAGGCACAACTATTTGGCTTGTACAAGCTTTTGTGAACTGCTGTATAGCCTGTGCATACTGATGGTAAGATGCTTTTGTTTAAAGTTTAACATCCTACAGAATAATTGAAATACTGAAATCTCTGTGTATGAATTTTCCTATATCTaatattatttgatttgattccaTTTAATGTATTGCATGGTTTAAAATATGTTATCAAAAATTTGTTTTGGTAAAATTGGGTTGTAAAGATCGCCAGAAAAACAGGTTTTCAGAGCCTGTAAATACTCCATGAAAATTAACTGTATGTTAAGGTGTACATATTTTCTTTGCATTGCTTTCTGGAGATTTCTGAAACTTTCTATGAAGACTATGTGTAAGAATAGATGTACAGACGGCCTTTTTCACAATTTACAATGGATCTATCACTTCGGCAGTCGATCATTTGATTTTACAATTACACTGGTGATTCTTTTTAACAGGGAATCATCCTATTGGTCCAGTGTTCTTTTAAAATGGGGACAGAGAGAAATGTGTGCATTTTTGCCTTGAAAGCACATTGCCTCCTCCGATTCCCTTGATACACATGACCTCAAAG contains:
- the slc25a32 gene encoding solute carrier family 25 member 32 isoform X2 is translated as MDSAAVPGGQRRCPGPASPPAAPPPPRAPQERSPFRHVRYENLVGGLSGGVLSTLVLHPLDLVKIRFAVSDGLKLRPKYNGILHCLATIWREDGFRGLYRGVTPNVWGAGASWGLYFYFYNAIKAYKTEDRLEGLGATEHLVSAAEAGAMTLCITNPIWVTKTRLVLQYEAGIDSSKRQYKGMLDALIKIYKYEGIRGLYKGFVPGLFGTSHGALQFMVYEELKTKYNRYKNRQFDLKLSALEYITMAALSKIFAVCATYPYQVVRARLQDQHNRYSGVVDVIRRTWRVM
- the slc25a32 gene encoding solute carrier family 25 member 32 isoform X1; this encodes MDSAAVPGGQRRCPGPASPPAAPPPPRAPQERSPFRHVRYENLVGGLSGGVLSTLVLHPLDLVKIRFAVSDGLKLRPKYNGILHCLATIWREDGFRGLYRGVTPNVWGAGASWGLYFYFYNAIKAYKTEDRLEGLGATEHLVSAAEAGAMTLCITNPIWVTKTRLVLQYEAGIDSSKRQYKGMLDALIKIYKYEGIRGLYKGFVPGLFGTSHGALQFMVYEELKTKYNRYKNRQFDLKLSALEYITMAALSKIFAVCATYPYQVVRARLQDQHNRYSGVVDVIRRTWRKEGVHGFYKGIVPNVIRVTPACCITFVVYEKVSHFLISLKNGG